One segment of Alnus glutinosa chromosome 2, dhAlnGlut1.1, whole genome shotgun sequence DNA contains the following:
- the LOC133861175 gene encoding SUPPRESSOR OF GAMMA RESPONSE 1-like — MARTWLINSRGLARKVRNATCSPAYQIKDCGANRECPNCHYNIDNSDVSPEWPGLPVGVKFDPSDAELLEHLAAKCGAGTSKPHLFIDEFIATLEGHQGICYTHPENLPGAKKDGSSVHFFHRTTNAYASGQRKRRKIHSQQSLTKEHVRWHKTGKTKSVVENGVQKGCKKIMVLYKSSKKGSKPDKSNWVMHQYHLGTEEEEKEGEFVVSKIFFQQPKQTDNNDSGLVVEDSDIMTLRASPRTPKANPPNPPRAGKSVLSDDVADNNIIPSSAQKVEFVSESSRASSPAWLAGESQAVENCDLNCLDDSLLCKEIFDSSAPLNYWGLNDISYTNFVSNKNEATINNNAASGIPELENIELDTPPDFQLADLQFGSQDSIFSWLDRM, encoded by the exons GACTTGGCTAATCAACAGCAGAGGATTGGCAaggaaagtgagaaatgctacgtgTTCTCCTGCTTATCAAATCAAAGACTGTGGGGCAAATCGTGAATGTCCAAATTGCCATTATAATATTGACAACAGTGAT GTTTCTCCTGAATGGCCAGGCCTGCCTGTTGGTGTGAAATTTGATCCTTCTGATGCAGAGCTCTTAGAACATTTAGCAGCAAAATGTGGTGCTGGAACCTCAAAGCCACACTTATTTATTGATGAGTTCATCGCAACACTTGAGGGGCACCAAGGAATTTGCTACACCCATCCGGAAAATCTTCCTG gtgctAAGAAAGATGGAAGCAGTGTCCATTTCTTTCACAGAACAACTAATGCGTACGCTTCTGGTCAACGGAAGCGGCGCAAGATCCATAGTCAGCAGAGTTTGACCAAGGAGCATGTCCGCTGGCACAAGACAGGTAAGACCAAATCTGTGGTGGAAAATGGAGTGCAAAAGGGCTGTAAgaagatcatggtactatataaaagtTCAAAGAAGGGGTCCAAGCCAGATAAGTCCAATTGGGTGATGCATCAATACCATCTAGGGACTGAAGAAGAGGAGAAGGAAGGAGAGTTTGTAGTgtcaaaaattttctttcaacagCCAAAGCAGACTGACAATAATGATAGCGGCCTTGTGgttgaggattctgatattatgaCACTACGAGCTAGTCCAAGGACTCCAAAAGCAAATCCTCCCAATCCACCTCGTGCAGGGAAATCTGTTCTGAGTGATGATGTTGCTGACAATAACATAATCCCGTCATCTGCCCAG AAAGTAGAGTTTGTCTCCGAATCATCTCGTGCCTCTTCACCTGCATGGCTGGCCGGCGAATCTCAGGCTGTTGAGAACTGTGATTTAAACTGCTTGGATGATTCATTACTATGCAAGGAGATTTTCGATTCTTCTGCTCCACTAAATTACTGGGGCTTGAATGACATCTCTTACACCAACTTTGTTAGCAACAAAAATGAGGCGACTATAAATAATAATGCTGCTTCTGGAATTCCGGAGCTCGAGAACATAGAACTGGATACTCCACCTGATTTCCAGCTTGCT GATTTGCAGTTTGGTTCTCAAGACAGCATCTTTAGTTGGCTAGACCGGATGTGA
- the LOC133859912 gene encoding CRM-domain containing factor CFM9, mitochondrial: MFAPRTLRRHCLRTLSSLLQSNPSKNLVSLKDVLLNPTSSNVIQPSIPTEDSLLCSSHAPLDPFKVWSRSMSTSKGRSMRSKVERRMQRESGKTLRERRRAQKLKKKLMTEEERLIYNLKRAKKKVALLLQKLKKYELPELPSPRHDPELLTPEQLQAYKKIGFKNKNYVPVGVRGVFGGVVQNMHLHWKFHQTVQVCCDNFPKEKIKEMATMLARLSGGIVINVHNVKTIIMFRGRNYRQPKNLIPINTLTKRKALFKARFEQALESQKLNIKKIEQQLRRKGVNPEDPVAMASIQKVASTFFNAIDRKEGSPYVFREDKQQETEPPKNWEESEPPVDSDQEELDRFIAEIEDAADKEWDAEEAAEKEELGKMRYWNREEFGGRFRRSETQRDDNSYDDDGVKGARGWKDTRGKQRTNDSDDEDNDIPDGDDEWDSNDMRDASDLESDADDSDKVHDKFRVSRTNRWREDKSGGAKNNDSFKRKPEAKFRRKATEEDSVSDSENMLSDLENAMWQSDAEEEQDSEALKAVSYNYRSSSDGEEDSYHSKGDEKNNWVNEHESVDDDSDETHSRYKESRLAQQKHSRNGRANNDEVFRRKAEANFRGRKMAEEESGSDDILSDLENAKWESDAEDDSRASLAGRYSTGDEDEENYHEMKNENNGVNGKKKKTHKEMDEAWDSD; the protein is encoded by the exons ATGTTTGCTCCGAGGACTCTTCGGAGGCATTGCTTGAGGACCCTCTCCTCTCTTCTCCAATCCAATCCCTCCAA GAATCTCGTGTCTTTAAAAGATGTTTTGCTGAATCCCACCTCAAGCAATGTAATTCAGCCTAGTATTCCAACTGAAGATAGTTTATTATGTTCTTCGCATGCACCGTTGGATCCATTCAAGGTATGGTCGCGTTCTATGTCAACATCGAAAGGGAGGAGCATGCGAAGCAAGGTGGAGAGGCGGATGCAAAGAGAATCTGGTAAAACCCTAAGGGAGAGGCGGAGAGCCCAAAAGTTAAAGAAGAAGCTGATGACTGAGGAGGAGAGACTGATTTACAACCTCAAAAGA GCCAAGAAAAAGGTGGCATTGCTCCTACAAAAGCTCAAGAAATACGAGCTACCAGAGTTGCCATCCCCTCGTCATGACCCTGAGCTGTTGACCCCCGAACAGCTTCAGGCATATAAGAAAATtggtttcaaaaataaaaattatgttccTGTCGGTGTCCGTGGAGTTTTTGGTGGAGTTGTCCAAAATATGCATCTTCACTGGAAGTTTCATCAAACTGTGCAAGTTTGCTGTGACAACTTCcccaaagaaaaaatcaaagaaatggCAACGATGCTTGCAAGACTAAGTGGTGGTATTGTGATAAACGTTCATAATGTGAAAACAATCATCATGTTTCGTGGCAGAAACTATCGTCAGCCCAAGAATTTGATACCTATCAACACCCTTACGAAGAGAAAG GCATTATTCAAGGCAAGATTCGAACAAGCTCTTGAATCTCAGAAGCTAAACATAAAGAAGATAGAACAGCAGCTCCGGCGAAAGGGGGTAAATCCAGAGGATCCAGTTGCCATGGCCAGCATTCAGAAAGTAGCTTCTACTTTCTTTAATGCAATTGACAGGAAGGAAGGAAGTCCCTATGTCTTCCGGGAGGACAAACAGCAAGAAACAGAACCTCCTAAAAACTGGGAAGAGTCCGAACCCCCTGTCGATAGTGACCAAGAGGAGTTAGATAGATTCATAGCTGAGATAGAGGATGCAGCAGATAAAGAATGGGATGCTGAAGAGGCAGCAGAGAAAGAAGAGCTTGGAAAGATGAGGTATTGGAACAGAGAAGAATTTGGCGGAAGGTTCAGAAGATCTGAAACACAGAGAGATGACAACtcttatgatgatgatgggGTCAAAGGGGCACGGGGGTGGAAGGATACACGTGGCAAGCAGAGGACTAATGACAGTGATGATGAAGACAATGATATTCCTGATGGTGATGATGAATGGGATTCTAATGACATGAGAGATGCTAGTGATCTTGAGAGTGATGCTGATGATTCTGATAAAGTTCATGACAAGTTCAGGGTGTCTAGAACAAACAGGTGGAGGGAGGATAAGAGTGGCGGGGCAAAAAATAACGACAGTTTCAAGAGAAAACCTGAAGCTAAGTTTAGAAGAAAGGCAACTGAAGAAGATTCTGTTTCTGACTCAGAAAACATGTTGAGTGATCTTGAAAATGCAATGTGGCAATCAGACGCTGAAGAAGAACAAGACTCAGAAGCATTAAAAGCAGTGAGTTATAATTACCGGAGCAGTAGTGATGGGGAAGAGGATTCATATCACAGTAAGGGAGATGAGAAGAATAATTGGGTGAATGAACACGAGAGCGTTGATGATGATTCTGATGAAACTCATAGTAGATACAAGGAATCCAGACTTGCACAGCAGAAGCATAGTAGGAATGGCAGAGCCAATAATGATGAAGTCTTTCGAAGAAAAGCTGAAGCCAACTTTAGAGGGAGGAAGATGGCGGAGGAAGAATCTGGATCAGACGACATTCTTAGCGATTTGGAAAACGCTAAGTGGGAGTCAGATGCTGAGGATGACTCAAGAGCATCGTTGGCTGGGAGATACAGCACTggtgatgaagatgaagagaatTATCACGAAATGAAGAATGAGAATAATGGGGTGaatggtaaaaagaaaaagacacataAAGAGATGGATGAGGCTTGGGATAGTGATTAG
- the LOC133859914 gene encoding uncharacterized protein LOC133859914 isoform X2: MSRLRCVLRGVDLRTYILWFVIVPLCIFGVYLHGQKISYFLRPIWESPPKPFHNIPHYYHENISMETLCKLHGWGIRESPRRVYDAVLFSNELDILTIRWNELYPYVTQFVLLESNSTFTGLPKPLLFAGNRDRFKFIEPRLTYGMIGGRFKRGENPFVEEAHQRLALDELLRIAGVEDDDLLIMSDVDEIPSGHTINLLRWCDDSTPPVLHLRLKNYLYSFEFYVDNKSWRASVHRYKTGKTRYAHYRQTDDILSDAGWHCSFCFRYISNFVFKMKAYSHYDRVRFSHYLNHKRIQDVICKGADLFDMIPEEYTFKEIIGKMGTIPHSYSAVHLPTFLLNNAEKYKYLLPGNCRREESSG; encoded by the coding sequence ATGTCAAGACTCCGATGTGTTTTGCGAGGGGTGGATTTGAGGACCTATATACTTTGGTTTGTGATAGTCCCATTATGCATCTTTGGTGTATACTTGCATGGGCAAAAGATCTCTTATTTCCTGAGACCAATATGGGAATCACCTCCAAAGCCTTTCCACAACATCCCTCACTATTATCACGAGAACATATCGATGGAGACTCTTTGCAAACTTCACGGGTGGGGAATTCGTGAATCACCCAGACGAGTCTATGATGCGGTTCTATTCAGTAATGAGCTTGACATCCTTACAATTCGATGGAATGAATTGTATCCATACGTGACTCAGTTTGTGCTTCTCGAATCAAACTCAACATTCACAGGCTTGCCTAAACCATTGCTTTTCGCGGGCAACCGTGACCGGTTCAAGTTTATTGAACCTCGGCTGACTTATGGAATGATTGGAGGAAGATTTAAGAGAGGCGAGAATCCATTTGTTGAAGAGGCGCATCAGAGATTAGCGCTGGACGAGCTTCTGAGAATTGCTGGCGTAgaagatgatgatttgttgataatgtctgatgtcgatgagATTCCAAGTGGCCACACTATTAATCTCTTGAGGTGGTGCGACGACAGTACTCCGCCTGTCCTTCACCTTAGGCTTAAGAACTACTTGTATTCGTTTGAGTTTTATGTAGACAACAAAAGCTGGAGAGCTTCGGTCCACAGGTACAAGACTGGAAAGACTAGATATGCACATTACCGACAGACTGATGACATTTTGTCAGATGCTGGGTGGCATTGTAGCTTTTGCTTCCGCTATATCAGCAATTTTGTATTCAAGATGAAGGCTTACAGCCACTATGATCGGGTCCGGTTTTCTCATTATCTGAATCACAAAAGGATTCAGGATGTAATATGCAAAGGGGCTGATCTGTTTGACATGATTCCTGAGGAGTACACATTTAAGGAGATTATTGGAAAGATGGGAACTATTCCTCATTCTTATTCGGCAGTCCATCTTCCAACATTTTTGTTGAATAATGCTGAGAAGTACAAATATCTGTTGCCTGGTAACTGCCGAAGAGAAGAAAGTAGTGGCTGA
- the LOC133859914 gene encoding uncharacterized protein LOC133859914 isoform X1 yields the protein MQQGTRAAVLISMSRLRCVLRGVDLRTYILWFVIVPLCIFGVYLHGQKISYFLRPIWESPPKPFHNIPHYYHENISMETLCKLHGWGIRESPRRVYDAVLFSNELDILTIRWNELYPYVTQFVLLESNSTFTGLPKPLLFAGNRDRFKFIEPRLTYGMIGGRFKRGENPFVEEAHQRLALDELLRIAGVEDDDLLIMSDVDEIPSGHTINLLRWCDDSTPPVLHLRLKNYLYSFEFYVDNKSWRASVHRYKTGKTRYAHYRQTDDILSDAGWHCSFCFRYISNFVFKMKAYSHYDRVRFSHYLNHKRIQDVICKGADLFDMIPEEYTFKEIIGKMGTIPHSYSAVHLPTFLLNNAEKYKYLLPGNCRREESSG from the coding sequence ATGCAGCAGGGAACTCGTGCAGCAGTACTGATCAGCATGTCAAGACTCCGATGTGTTTTGCGAGGGGTGGATTTGAGGACCTATATACTTTGGTTTGTGATAGTCCCATTATGCATCTTTGGTGTATACTTGCATGGGCAAAAGATCTCTTATTTCCTGAGACCAATATGGGAATCACCTCCAAAGCCTTTCCACAACATCCCTCACTATTATCACGAGAACATATCGATGGAGACTCTTTGCAAACTTCACGGGTGGGGAATTCGTGAATCACCCAGACGAGTCTATGATGCGGTTCTATTCAGTAATGAGCTTGACATCCTTACAATTCGATGGAATGAATTGTATCCATACGTGACTCAGTTTGTGCTTCTCGAATCAAACTCAACATTCACAGGCTTGCCTAAACCATTGCTTTTCGCGGGCAACCGTGACCGGTTCAAGTTTATTGAACCTCGGCTGACTTATGGAATGATTGGAGGAAGATTTAAGAGAGGCGAGAATCCATTTGTTGAAGAGGCGCATCAGAGATTAGCGCTGGACGAGCTTCTGAGAATTGCTGGCGTAgaagatgatgatttgttgataatgtctgatgtcgatgagATTCCAAGTGGCCACACTATTAATCTCTTGAGGTGGTGCGACGACAGTACTCCGCCTGTCCTTCACCTTAGGCTTAAGAACTACTTGTATTCGTTTGAGTTTTATGTAGACAACAAAAGCTGGAGAGCTTCGGTCCACAGGTACAAGACTGGAAAGACTAGATATGCACATTACCGACAGACTGATGACATTTTGTCAGATGCTGGGTGGCATTGTAGCTTTTGCTTCCGCTATATCAGCAATTTTGTATTCAAGATGAAGGCTTACAGCCACTATGATCGGGTCCGGTTTTCTCATTATCTGAATCACAAAAGGATTCAGGATGTAATATGCAAAGGGGCTGATCTGTTTGACATGATTCCTGAGGAGTACACATTTAAGGAGATTATTGGAAAGATGGGAACTATTCCTCATTCTTATTCGGCAGTCCATCTTCCAACATTTTTGTTGAATAATGCTGAGAAGTACAAATATCTGTTGCCTGGTAACTGCCGAAGAGAAGAAAGTAGTGGCTGA